A part of Fimbriiglobus ruber genomic DNA contains:
- a CDS encoding amidophosphoribosyltransferase, producing the protein MDELRHECGVAAVYCFNPAIESSVRYGPGGPDQIHKLIPRMLLDLQNRGQLSAGMSSYNPARDQIIETYKEIGTVAEAFRMSHQKKYEAILNEHAGRAAIGHVRYATCGPATRSYAQPFERRHGCKWKWFAFSYNGNLANYEELKAEIESRHDHHLARDTDTEAIMHFLAHAIRGDNRRDLVDVFRELSKKFDGAYNIAYLDAMGEMIVLRDPLGMRPLCYAVDGGVFAAASESVALQNLGFQNIKSLPPGHLIRVRPGSWEVLPFASPAPTAHCFFEWIYFANVASTLDDQSVYLSRNRLGRELADQERKLDLVDLDPENTIVVPVPDTGKAAADAMAFALGLQSVEGLIRNRYVGRTFIESANRADKVKTKFTPLREVLAGKTVILVEDSIVRSTTLASLVRHVKEQGRAAEVHVRVACPPIVAPCFYGINMSTVQELFAPKHMRGAVPTLAEQTAMARALGADSLAYLPLDAVARCIGLPETQLCRACLTAHYPTPGGEKRYNLALVEAGDARVAHRGCSTPAVVGTQPAVVATATPADVPAAAGTGRPCRVS; encoded by the coding sequence ATGGACGAATTACGGCACGAGTGCGGCGTCGCCGCGGTTTACTGCTTTAACCCTGCCATCGAGTCGTCCGTGCGGTACGGGCCGGGCGGCCCGGACCAGATCCACAAGCTCATCCCCCGGATGCTCCTGGACCTCCAGAATCGCGGCCAGCTGTCGGCCGGCATGTCGTCGTACAACCCCGCCCGCGATCAGATCATCGAGACGTACAAAGAAATCGGCACCGTGGCCGAAGCGTTCCGGATGAGCCACCAGAAGAAGTACGAGGCGATCCTCAACGAACACGCCGGGCGGGCCGCCATCGGACACGTCCGGTACGCGACGTGCGGGCCGGCCACGCGGTCGTACGCGCAGCCGTTCGAGCGGCGGCACGGGTGCAAGTGGAAGTGGTTCGCCTTCTCGTACAACGGGAACCTGGCCAACTACGAGGAGTTGAAGGCGGAGATCGAGTCCCGGCACGACCACCACCTCGCCCGGGACACCGACACCGAAGCGATCATGCATTTCCTCGCCCACGCGATCCGCGGGGACAACCGGCGAGACCTGGTCGACGTGTTCCGCGAGCTGAGCAAGAAGTTCGACGGGGCGTACAACATCGCGTACCTGGACGCGATGGGCGAGATGATCGTCCTCCGCGACCCGCTCGGCATGCGGCCGCTCTGCTACGCGGTCGACGGCGGGGTGTTCGCGGCGGCCAGCGAGAGCGTCGCCCTCCAGAACCTCGGGTTCCAGAACATCAAGTCGCTCCCCCCGGGCCACCTGATCCGCGTCCGCCCGGGCAGCTGGGAAGTCCTCCCGTTCGCGTCCCCGGCGCCGACCGCCCACTGCTTCTTCGAGTGGATCTACTTCGCGAACGTGGCGAGCACCCTGGACGACCAGAGCGTTTACCTGTCGCGAAACCGGCTGGGCCGCGAGCTGGCGGACCAGGAGCGGAAACTGGACCTCGTCGACCTGGACCCCGAGAACACGATCGTCGTCCCCGTCCCGGACACCGGGAAGGCGGCGGCCGACGCGATGGCGTTCGCCCTCGGCCTCCAGTCGGTCGAAGGCTTGATCCGCAACCGGTACGTCGGACGGACGTTCATCGAGTCCGCAAACCGGGCGGACAAGGTCAAGACCAAGTTTACCCCGCTCCGCGAGGTGCTGGCCGGCAAGACGGTCATCCTGGTCGAGGACTCGATCGTCCGGAGTACGACCCTGGCGAGCCTCGTGCGGCACGTCAAGGAGCAGGGCCGGGCGGCCGAGGTCCACGTCCGCGTCGCCTGCCCGCCGATCGTGGCCCCGTGCTTCTACGGCATCAACATGAGCACGGTCCAGGAGCTGTTCGCCCCGAAACACATGCGCGGCGCGGTGCCGACCCTGGCCGAGCAGACCGCGATGGCCCGCGCCCTCGGGGCGGACAGCCTCGCGTACCTGCCCCTGGACGCGGTGGCCCGGTGCATCGGCCTGCCCGAGACCCAGCTCTGCCGGGCGTGCCTGACCGCCCACTACCCGACGCCGGGCGGCGAGAAGCGGTACAATCTCGCGCTCGTTGAAGCCGGAGATGCCCGGGTGGCGCACCGCGGGTGCAGCACGCCCGCGGTCGTCGGCACGCAACCCGCCGTCGTCGCCACCGCCACCCCGGCGGACGTCCCGGCGGCGGCCGGGACGGGGCGGCCCTGCCGGGTATCTTGA